Proteins encoded within one genomic window of Plasmodium cynomolgi strain B DNA, chromosome 11, whole genome shotgun sequence:
- a CDS encoding para-hydroxybenzoate--polyprenyltransf erase (4- hydroxybenzoate octaprenyltransferase;~putative), translating into MMYRYYSVSAGNSEKSQRGKHMMDGSNHVDNPAIYPSNHHTACFAHWLSAIPLPDKVKLNLTAYVTLSRLHIPTGVHLLLNSALYGYFLTLPVENLFTPGNELNWESIYKIGRDISLFAFGSLNSRIVGCIINDLFDRKYDKHVERTKNRPLANNTVTTARAFTYLGLHSALSLVTLFQFSTQTIYTGLLSTAFIISYPLMKRITYYAQVYLSITFNLGFLIACTVNIDLATNVLPLCVSFLPLCYLTIIYDTIYAHQDKWDDIKLNLKSLAIKWGDKTLMYSKLLAINMVYLFYLSGYLFDMHYSYYMMSTCNVLYLLHCISKTSLDDKEKCMTFFKNSKNILMLFALSAFVAKGCQAYQRLGTETQREDAPTNEEDTRRGVTQEGTT; encoded by the coding sequence ATGATGTATCGTTACTACTCTGTGAGTGCGGGTAATAGTGAGAAATCACAGAGGGGGAAGCACATGATGGATGGAAGCAACCACGTGGATAACCCAGCAATTTACCCCTCTAACCATCACACTGCATGCTTCGCCCATTGGCTGAGCGCCATCCCGCTTCCCGACAAGGTAAAGCTAAACCTAACTGCCTACGTAACCCTATCAAGACTGCACATCCCAACAGGGGTACACCTCCTCCTGAACTCAGCCCTATATGGCTACTTCCTAACCCTCCCAGTAGAAAATCTTTTCACCCCAGGGAATGAACTAAATTGGGAGAGCATATACAAAATAGGAAGAGACATCAGCCTGTTTGCCTTTGGAAGTCTGAATAGCCGTATCGTTGGTTGTATAATTAATGACCTGTTTGATAGAAAATATGACAAGCATGTTGAAAGAACAAAGAATAGGCCACTAGCAAACAACACAGTGACTACAGCCAGGGCATTTACCTACCTAGGTCTGCATTCCGCGCTCTCTCTCGTAACTCTCTTTCAGTTTAGTACACAGACGATATACACAGGGTTACTCTCTACCGCTTTCATTATTTCGTATCCGTTAATGAAAAGAATAACATACTACGCACAGGTCTATTTATCGATCACTTTTAACCTTGGCTTCTTAATTGCTTGTACTGTGAATATAGATCTAGCTACGAATGTGCTTCCTCTCTGTGTGAGTTTTTTACCTTTGTGTTATTTGACTATAATATATGATACGATATATGCTCACCAGGATAAATGGGATGACATAAAATTGAATCTGAAGTCATTGGCTATAAAATGGGGTGATAAAACACTAATGTATTCGAAGCTGTTAGCTATTAACATGGTCTAtctgttttatttatcaGGGTACCTCTTTGATATGCACTATTCTTACTATATGATGTCGACGTGCAATGTGCTTTACTTGCTACATTGCATTAGTAAGACTTCTTTGGATGACAAGGAGAAATGCAtgaccttttttaaaaacagcaAGAATATACTGATGCTCTTTGCTCTCTCTGCATTCGTCGCCAAGGGGTGCCAGGCGTACCAGAGGTTGGGGACGGAAACCCAAAGGGAAGATGCTCCCACAAACGAAGAAGATACCCGCAGGGGAGTAACGCAGGAAGGGACCACTTGA
- a CDS encoding hypothetical protein (putative): MNDVSSVVRYSGEALYNGVTPAGSSLLCTPALGTSALGTSALGTPTLCASPRQEGRASLIDLTAKRPRGSVLNPVSRDREGGRRFLSKSNESVDSNYFKYNSIELGSLSPDMRTSTSLNVCLSLGLKKKTKKVTGLESLPRNTSSMNHKAHPMTDLFLSNNTKGGSSRKKKGNKNFSLNLCNTCLNIDDGIYLKQINEIINRDIVFSDEDLLIMDELTKSNIHNSYVFNNIKSVSTFRKGGLTWIVYSNHGGYPCTKTQKQMPINYDKVDTEQQSSHLGGDINDSEYIYVDLIKKNIFCTNKYIIEPTIENTWLKKVLLIIKKEDLDLDAFFFKLKFYFYKSVLFLYQEGIKSYLGDVANQMKIYVNYNFWSASEVAFILRQLTNLCSIQIEVRVKGEIGCVIYLNKEPKGFQGFVDSHNLNDTFTKKDWILLHRFAIKMMQYKKEGSEDQGGESASPGVLANGEEQLGGVEEHGTKGHSEKNGTNSRGTSNRGTNNRGTSNRGTDGCAAPFEDGNNANLSDELLDKRDGAQKGSSRRVDPPFGEDKSVSGGYMELLSPASVALSQAAAEEAAIEAANEAANEGTANVAANEGTANVAANATSNVAANTTSNVGPASSATPAPGSSEDGSECIFCSPSTKKLKSYMFNGGRYAFAAKLKQEIKHFKSKRLGDIIHLVQLAIHKGIFVYSQRILLPVSACEKSADDLYPKIKNFNYELCETLGEVMRIISLLVDHKPNGLVLAQLKQQFILQFKKELNSLHFGYKKLQNLLLAEPFSKHYKLYIPNCNMHRTHIQHKKYRTPDNCRIFQKESINVGSFLEFIDHHELGSYSAEEGEEADEIAATEGIAAAEEVAATEEIAATEEIAAAEEIAAAQSEATEPAPKMSAALLRGSHTHVLFNPERGSENAGDATSEKADTTSNSPAEKQNQTEQNQHIRMRENSQVSKEDGDTTDESITKGGTFPSREDQTDHADRSDHASHADHANQTPHDCRPVCTEQVEPSNVRTKWQMNKEVTKPRGINKREDLSYGNLKNLPLFIRESIKVTLESKEDDGCRFLDMEDVAQFFANQEEGSTRGDPKQRNDMYLSILSRMACAAEEGDPKRGEVANPIRGEEGNPNRGEEDKPNRGEEANPNRGESPSEITKHSRGESPAGRSGVLSMLYRMDLDAEDPHAEKLRGITAIFAGEKDQHGGHPADESGIQQDNIWHYSPLSDGTQKDNAPTDTPSMATLPPLLNIFTLIKKYKRKKNYQLFVEQGNKNSDIWRSKANHEDVPQQHDDEGKSNDTKVAFLKNNNPFMGSVPRDALTGSPGNKLLRLKRDPKFFNSSRTVVDMEGSKFVRPFGKNGFYEKGAYTSADYVTNSMREEDHTGKNAKGQLHRPQGVEEEITTYGDYCQSNDLNMCEPNELDVDNGYIDEKNPYGVPPMGSTTTTCSVDKRNSPAEGINEEPLCMGGHQTHFYAYNMTQGKNTNMHSGETKLWGTELSRSPNSKMNFSKNEQADGDTSVYVIQDKLDEELEPLRSHAADQSGNENSFEGEQLEGRSTRSVPSVLPLDTATAPWGRNADLLGPAQHSTNSLMREQYVGPQCDEQVPNTKDKNSEHDQNDSLNHSNGKLYHVEGEGNGFPSSGALSSEKTPAHQGGDINDALNCTYLKKADFMNCDLNRVGGNTDNNSNSTTTTTTTVANNNNGGSNNSGHTDSVVDYHSGDSNTQMRDTPDRSENGCYVHTVNQVGQESVSASAEVKADGLLSPLGGQAEESNRGVNTSLIYRSSGDEVQHVGANHIGDAPVSSVTQGEYSQQCSQHCNQQCNQQYSHQHDRQYDRPHDHQHTRQYARQYTRQYGHQYTHQHNYPPSDKKRGIYTCKDKEIESGRRQYNPFESRNSFTYATASYGGGPNLREGYKRENDMKKNFFKKNEIESNPQLPDLLSIKNHVRGGGEGLFFSTKNEGKKLRNVITTMSTTRQEKLQTPNGSSFYQYRNDRGEHAFKNRSLLKRNKYVDPNVGFNQERKKNNHQVFDPLEEGYQQREAERERGTEAERERETEAERETETEAERETERRTPDSSYAMVDKDNHVTDLGRTPDTVLHKHNGGTKNHFLQSSYLPYHQNKKSAFVKYGDVQTSYGNHGEVKKPQLRKFFNCAPDMGTPQTNEGTSNFGKICKIRNIYLDQFPRKYIPGERNKFCNASLNYSYQNRGNVDLPPASNEYVKFSSLVKGKTRISADTSFVENGAFKVGGQMRDQVRDQVRDQASLSEV, translated from the exons ATGAACGACGTGTCATCCGTGGTGAGGTATTCTGGGGAGGCACTCTACAATGGAGTCACCCCTGCGGGGAGTTCCCTCCTTTGCACCCCGGCATTAGGTACATCTGCACTGGGCACCTCTGCACTGGGCACCCCTACCCTGTGCGCATCCCCACGACAAGAAGGACGCGCCTCGTTAATAGACTTGACGGCGAAGCGGCCCAGGGGGAGCGTCCTCAATCCAGTAAGCAGAGAcagagaaggaggaaggcGCTTCCTGTCCAAATCGAACGAGTCTGTAGATAGCAACTATTTCAAGTATAACTCAATCGAGTTAGGAAGTCTATCCCCCGACATGAGGACATCTACTAGTTTGAATGTATGCCTAAGTCttggcttaaaaaaaaaaaccaaaaaagtgACAGGATTGGAGAGTCTTCCAAGAAATACCAGCAGCATGAATCACAAAGCTCACCCCATGACAGACCTCTTTCTTTCTAACAATACCAAAGGAGGAAgcagtaggaaaaaaaaaggaaataaaaatttcagtTTAAATCTATGTAATACTTGTCTAAACATAGATGATGGGATATACCTAAAGCAGATCaatgaaattattaacaGAGATATCGTTTTTTCTGATGAAGATTTGCTAATCATGGATGAGCTAACCAAATCGAACATACACAATTCCTACGTGTTTAATAATATCAAAAGTGTGAGCACTTTCCGCAAAGGAGGACTAACCTGGATCGTTTATAGCAACCATGGTGGGTATCCATGTACAAAGACTCAGAAACAGATGCCGATTAATTATGACAAGGTAGATACAGAGCAACAgtcttcccatttgggagGGGACATAAATGATagtgaatatatatatgtagatTTGatcaagaaaaatattttctgtaCAAATAAGTACATTATAGAACCCACCATTGAGAACACATGGTTGAAGAAGGTCCTACTGATCATTAAGAAAGAGGATCTAGATCTagatgcctttttttttaagctcaaattttatttttacaaatcgGTCTTATTCTTATACCAAGAAGGAATCAAATCATACTTAGGAGATGTAGCTAaccaaatgaaaatttatgttaattataatttctgGTCTGCATCTGAGGtagcttttattttaagacAGCTAACCAATCTGTGTAGCATACAAATTGAAGTTAGGGTGAAGGGAGAAATAGGGTGTGTTATTTATTTGAACAAGGAACCTAAAGGATTCCAAGGCTTTGTCGATAgtcataatttaaatgataCTTTCACAAAGAAGGATTGGATTTTGTTGCACAGATTTGCCATTAAAATGATGCAGTATAAGAAGGAGGGCAGTGAGGACCAGGGGGGAGAGTCCGCTTCGCCAGGTGTTCTCGCCAATGGGGAGGAGCAACTTGGCGGGGTGGAAGAACACGGGACGAAGGGACacagcgaaaaaaatggcaccaACAGTCGAGGCACCAGCAATCGAGGCACCAACAATCGAGGCACCAGCAATCGAGGCACTGATGGGTGTGCCGCCCCCTTCGAAGATGGAAATAATGCCAACTTATCAGACGAACTGCTCGACAAACGCGACGGGGCGCAGAAGGGTTCTTCGCGAAGGGTGgaccccccctttggagaGGACAAGTCGGTTAGCGGCGGCTATATGGAGCTGCTCTCGCCGGCCAGCGTGGCGCTCAGCCAGGCGGCCGCGGAGGAAGCGGCTATCGAAGCGGCTAACGAAGCTGCTAACGAAGGGACTGCCAACGTGGCTGCTAACGAAGGGACTGCCAACGTGGCTGCCAACGCGACTTCCAACGTGGCGGCCAACACGACCTCCAACGTGGGTCCCGCCTCGAGTGCTACCCCCGCGCCGGGCAGCAGCGAAGACGGCAGCGAGTGCATCTTCTGCTCACCCAGCACCAAGAAGCTCAAGTCCTACATGTTCAACGGAGGGAGGTACGCATTCGCAGCCAAACTGAAGCAGGAAATTAAGCACTTCAAATCTAAGCGACTAGGAGATATTATCCACTTAGTACAGCTAGCTATACACAAAGGCATATTTGTCTACTCCCAAAGGATTCTGCTACCCGTGTCTGCATGTGAAAAAAGTGCAGATGATTTGTacccaaaaataaaaaattttaattatgagCTTTGTGAGACTTTAGGAGAAGTCATGAGAATAATATCTCTCTTGGTCGATCATAAACCTAATGGACTTGTCCTCGCCCAACTGAAGCAACAGTTCATTCTCCAGTTCAAGAAGGAGCTAAATAGTCTACACTTCGGTTACAAGAAGCTACAAAATCTGCTGCTAGCCGAACCGTTTAGTAAACACTACAAGCTGTACATCCCCAACTGCAATATGCACAGGACGCACATTCAGCACAAAAAGTACAGGACCCCGGATAACTGCAGGATCTTCCAAAAGGAGAGCATCAATGTGGGATCCTTCCTCGAGTTCATCGACCACCACGAGTTGGGTAGCTACAGCgcggaggagggagaagaggCGGACGAAATAGCGGCTACGGAGGGGATAGCGGCTGCGGAAGAGGTAGCGGCTACGGAGGAGATAGCGGCTACGGAGGAGATAGCGGCTGCGGAGGAGATAGCGGCTGCGCAGTCGGAGGCTACGGAACCAGCTCCTAAGATGAGCGCTGCACTACTGAGAGGAAGCCACACACATGTGCTGTTTAACCCCGAGAGGGGGAGTGAAAACGCGGGCGACGCAACAAGCGAAAAAGCTGACACAACATCGAACTCACCAGCCGAGAAACAAAATCAAACAGAGCAAAACCAACATATTCGAATGCGTGAAAATTCCCAAGTGAGTAAAGAGGATGGGGACACAACAGATGAGTCAATTACCAAAGGAGGCACATTCCCCAGTAGGGAGGACCAGACCGACCATGCCGACCGGAGCGACCATGCCAGCCATGCCGACCATGCCAACCAGACCCCCCACGACTGCCGCCCCGTGTGCACCGAACAGGTAGAACCCTCCAACGTGCGAACCAAATGGCAAATGAACAAAGAAGTGACTAAGCCGAGGGGAAtcaacaaaagggaagaccTCAGCTACGGAAATTTGAAGAACCTCCCGTTGTTCATTCGAGAAAGCATAAAAGTGACCCTGGAGAGTAAAGAGGATGATGGGTGTAGATTTTTGGACATGGAAGATGTagcgcaattttttgcaaaccaGGAGGAGGGATCCACAAGGGGAGATCCAAAGCAGAGGAATGACATGTACCTTTCGATTTTGTCACGAATGGCGTGTGCAGCAGAGGAAGGAGaccccaaaaggggggaagtagCCAATCCAATTAGAGGCGAAGAAGGCAACCCCAATAGAGGCGAAGAAGACAAACCAAATAGAGGCGAAGAAGCCAACCCCAATAGAGGCGAATCACCATCAGAAATTACGAAACACTCGCGCGGAGAGAGCCCCGCTGGAAGAAGCGGCGTCCTCAGTATGTTATACCGCATGGACCTAGACGCAGAGGATCCGCACGCTGAAAAGTTGAGGGGGATAACGGCGATTTTCGCAGGTGAGAAGGATCAGCATGGAGGACATCCCGCGGACGAGAGCGGCATTCAGCAAGACAACATATGGCACTACTCACCACTGTCTGATGGTACACAGAAGGACAACGCCCCTACTGACACTCCAAGTATGGCAACACTCCCCCCGCTACTCAACATTTTCACcctaattaaaaaatacaaaaggaaaaaaaactaccaaCTGTTCGTAGAGCAAGGAAATAAGAACAGCGACATTTGGAGGAGCAAAGCTAACCATGAGGACGTTCCTCAACAGCATGATGATGAGGGTAAGTCGAATGACACAAAGGTAGCCTTCCTAAAGAATAATAATCCCTTCATGGGTAGTGTTCCAAGAGATGCCCTCACAGGATCACCAGGAAATAAATTACTCCGTTTGAAAAGGGAtcctaaattttttaattcctctcGCACGGTGGTAGATATGGAAGGATCAAAATTTGTTAGACCCTTTGGCAAAAATGGCTTTTACGAGAAGGGGGCTTACACCAGTGCAGACTATGTTACCAACTCGATGAGAGAAGAAGATCACACGG gaaaaaatgcaaaaggacAACTGCACAGACCCCAAggggtggaggaggaaattACCACATATGGAGACTACTGCCAATCGAATGACCTGAACATGTGTGAACCTAATGAGTTAGATGTAGATAATGGATACATAGATGAGAAGAACCCATACGGAGTACCCCCAATGGGTAGTACCACCACCACATGTAGCGTCGACAAAAGGAATAGTCCAGCAGAGGGAATAAATGAAGAGCCCCTCTGCATGGGAGGTCACCAaacccatttttatgcttataaTATGAcccagggaaaaaatacaaacatgCATAGTGGGGAGACCAAGCTATGGGGCACAGAACTGTCGAGGAGTCCAAACAGCAAAATGAACTTTAGTAAAAATGAGCAAGCAGATGGGGACACGTCCGTTTACGTCATTCAAGACAAGCTGGATGAGGAGTTGGAACCTCTTAGGAGCCACGCCGCTGACCAAAGTGGAAACGAAAACAGTTTCGAAGGGGAGCAGTTGGAGGGCCGCTCTACCCGCTCTGTCCCCTCTGTCCTCCCCCTCGATACGGCCACTGCCCCCTGGGGAAGAAACGCCGATCTGCTAGGACCCGCCCAACATAGCACGAACAGTCTGATGAGGGAACAATACGTAGGTCCCCAATGCGACGAACAAGTTCCCAACACGAAGGATAAAAACTCGGAGCATGACCAGAATGACTCATTAAACCATTCCAATGGTAAGCTGTACCATGTCGAGGGAGAAGGGAATGGCTTTCCAAGCAGTGGCGCCCTTTCGAGTGAGAAGACACCGGCACATCAGGGAGGAGACATAAACGATGCGCTCAATTGTacatacttaaaaaaagcgGACTTCATGAACTGCGACTTGAACAGAGTGGGAGGAAATACCGATAATAATAGCAACTCTACTACTACTACAACCACGACTGTCGCGAATAACAACAATGGGGGGAGCAACAATTCGGGTCACACCGACTCGGTCGTCGATTACCACAGTGGAGACAGCAACACGCAGATGAGAGACACCCCGGATAGAAGTGAAAACGGATGCTATGTCCACACGGTGAACCAGGTCGGCCAAGAAAGTGTCAGCGCAAGTGCCGAGGTGAAGGCGGATGGGCTGCTTTCCCCCTTAGGTGGCCAGGCGGAAGAATCAAACAGAGGGGTAAACACGTCGCTCATCTATCGCTCCAGTGGTGACGAGGTACAGCATGTAGGGGCGAACCACATAGGAGACGCCCCCGTCAGTAGCGTTACGCAGGGTGAGTATAGCCAGCAGTGTAGCCAGCACTGTAACCAGCAGTGTAACCAGCAGTATAGCCACCAACATGACCGCCAGTATGACCGCCCGCATGACCACCAGCACACTCGCCAGTATGCCCGCCAGTACACCCGCCAGTATGGCCACCAATACACCCACCAGCACAATTACCCCCCGAGCGACAAAAAGAGAGGTATCTACACGTGCAAAGACAAGGAGATCGAGTCAGGGAGGAGGCAGTACAACCCCTTCGAAAGCAGAAATTCATTCACGTATGCCACTGCGTCTTATGGGGGAGGTCCCAACCTAAGGGAAGGATACAAGAGAGAAAATGacatgaagaaaaacttttttaaaaaaaacgaaattgaaAGTAATCCACAACTGCCAGACCTTTTAAGCATCAAAAATCATGtcagaggaggaggagaaggcctttttttctccacaaaaaatgaggggaaaaagctTCGAAATGTTATTACTACGATGAGCACGACAAGACAAGAAAAGCTACAGACCCCAAATGGCAGCAGCTTCTATCAGTACAGAAATGATAGAGGTGAACATGCTTTTAAGAACAGGAGCTTGcttaaaaggaataaatacGTTGACCCCAATGTGGGGTTCAATcaggaaaggaagaagaataacCATCAGGTTTTTGACCCCCTGGAGGAGGGATACCAACAGAGGGAAGCAGAACGGGAAAGAGGAACGGAAGCAGAACGGGAAAGAGAAACGGAAGCAGAAAGAGAAACAGAAACGGAAGCGGAAAGAGAAACAGAAAGGCGTACACCTGACAGCAGTTACGCAATGGTGGACAAGGACAACCATGTGACCGACTTGGGAAGAACTCCTGACACGGTGCTCCACAAACACAACGGAGGCACGAAAAATCATTTCCTCCAAAGCAGTTACCTTCCGTAccatcaaaataaaaaaagcgcCTTCGTCAAATATGGAGATGTACAAACGTCCTATGGAAACCACGGAGAGGTGAAGAAGCCACAGctcagaaaatttttcaattgcGCACCAGACATGGGAACACCACAGACCAATGAAGGTACTTCAAATTTTggcaaaatttgcaaaattaggaatatttatttggATCAGTTTCCCCGAAAATATATCCCTGGAGAGAGAAACAAGTTTTGTAATGCTAGCTTAAATTACTCCTACCAAAATAGGGGCAACGTCGATTTGCCTCCTGCTTCGAACGAGTACGTGAAGTTTTCGTCCCTCGTCAAGGGGAAGACTAGAATAAGTGCAGACACCAGCTTTGTGGAAAATGGGGCGTTCAAAGTGGGGGGCCAAATGCGGGACCAAGTGAGGGACCAAGTCAGGGACCAGGCTTCCCTCAGTGAAGTTTAG
- a CDS encoding hypothetical protein (putative), whose amino-acid sequence MNSGPNFRECSISHSDSANGDSRANENDYSCHSYGVSSEKRSDYADSPNDPSAMMYIPHANLMGKGAYAVGGPKINIICTAHRSCSEVSIAEESANASERVSRKALQKALEKALEKAPEKAPEKTSEMASAVTRSNNPNVAIKNPLTNKLQKNLDMSFIYNKYDQNGLLYCKIIKFLMKSETKHNYVKALTVKINSLKSIGGKQYMRLELSDDLNELFFYYLDLYEENYESIKREQTLVINFDLFPFKFIDLLEECVLENEQCEKVEDQRLRAVLMLDSGGRVLERDAHNYGSSGNDNGGGKVGGSHHPYYNSHTNTGYNSGGSNNPSYCRPYACRGNNGNEEKNTECAVLNLVEINQFKELTHLSLQLKRADHENIINYLCNNIKYMKAYNGEIITRLNEEIIQNGQNMVEIKSMQKTIENLENNIDNLKCDFNNTLNNDINKLKKEHERIIEKKEEKFNCENEELKKDLENLKNKFTQLNEINQNYEQKIFHLNGKVKNLKNELEEKNTNFIKLLKEKEDIECAKCELEKYKSTFTVEFNNLKSKYEKECESNISNSSSFESIKISNSNLETELKKYKERNGKLEKEINIAIDEINKGNDIITKLQTQLRKMKDKLKCKTIEHINVEKASSQNVSEIGKLQGEVKALQEKLALRESAEEALRREVDALQRRNDEMAKELSISREVNLRLNKEITNNNLDMYAAKLNMGGPPNVVPGANFRVDTNLLDKDLFTKLKANLKSSTTPGPGPAYAMEGNMNLNLMNGKIDTLDINDRYSKPVKFIPPGI is encoded by the exons ATGAATTCAGGACCCAATTTCCGTGAGTGTTCCATCTCTCACTCTGACAGTGCGAATGGGGACTCACGCGCGAACGAAAATGATTACAGCTGCCACAGCTACGGCGTCAGCAGTGAGAAGAGGAGCGATTATGCAGACAGTCCAAACGATCCCTCGGCTATGATGTACATCCCACATGCAAACTTGATGGGAAAAGGGGCATACGCTGTGGGAGGCCCCAAGATAAACATAATTTGCACAGCTCACCGAAGCTGCAGTGAAGTGAGTATCGCTGAGGAGAGCGCGAACGCGTCAGAAAGGGTGTCCAGAAAGGCTCTCCAAAAGGCTCTCGAAAAGGCTCTCGAAAAGGCACCCGAAAAGGCACCCGAAAAGACGTCCGAAATGGCCAGCGCCGTCACACGCAGCAACAACCCGAATGTGGCGATAAAAAATCCCCTCACGAATAagctacaaaaaaatttagacaTGAGttttatatacaataaaTACGACCAAAATGGATTGCTCTattgcaaaattattaagTTCCTGATGAAAAGTGAAACGAAACATAATTACGTAAAGGCATTGACAGTAAAAATTAACAGTCTAAAAAGTATCGGGGGGAAGCAGTACATGAGGTTGGAACTGTCCGATGATTTAAatgagttatttttttattatctagatttatatgaagaaaattacgaaagcataaaaagggaacagaCGCTTGTTATTAACTTTGATTTGTTtccatttaaatttatcGACTTGCTGGAAGAGTGTGTACTCGAAAATGAGCAATgtgaaaaagtggaagacCAGAGATTGCGTGCTGTTCTCATGCTGGACAGCGGTGGGAGAGTGCTCGAACGGGATGCACACAATTATGGCAGCAGTGGGAATGACAATGGAGGGGGGAAGGTGGGTGGGTCTCATCACCCCTACTACAATAGTCATACAAATACGGGATACAACAGTGGGGGAAGTAATAATCCAAGTTACTGTAGACCATATGCATGCAGAGGCAACAATGGcaacgaggaaaaaaatacagaatgTGCAGTTCTCAATCTGGTCGAAATCAACCAGTTTAAGGAGCTCACTCATTTGTCTCTCCAACTTAAGAGAGCTGATCATGAAAATATCATTAACTACCTCTGCaacaatataaaatatatgaaggCGTACAATGGAGAAATCATCACCAGGctgaatgaagaaattatacAGAATGGTCAGAACATGGTCGAAATTAAAAGTATGCAAAAAACGAttgaaaatttggaaaataatattgacAATTTGAAATGCGATTTTAACAATACACTGAATAACGACataaacaaattgaaaaaagaacacgAAAGGATtatagaaaagaaagaagaaaaattcaactgtgaaaatgaagaactgAAAAAAGATcttgaaaatttaaaaaataaatttacacaattaaatgaaattaaccaaaattatgaacaaaaaatttttcacctgaacggcaaggtaaaaaatttgaaaaatgaattggaagaaaaaaacacaaactTCATAAAACTcctgaaggagaaggaagacaTCGAGTGTGCTAAGTgtgaattggaaaaatacaaaagcaCGTTTACTGTTGAGTTTAATAATCTCAAaagtaaatatgaaaaggaaTGCGAAAGTAATATCTCCAATAGCTCCAGCTTTGAAAGCATCAAGATTAGCAACTCCAATCTGGAAACGGAACTGAAGAAATACAAAGAGAGGAATGGAAAACTCGAGAAAGAAATTAACATTGCCATTGACGAGATTAACAAGGGGAATGACATCATCACGAAGCTGCAGACGCAGCTACGGAAGATGAAGGACAAACTGAAATGCAAGACCATTGAGCACATCAACGTGGAGAAGGCCAGCTCGCAGAACGTCAGCGAAATCGGCAAGCTTCAGGGCGAGGTGAAAGCCCTGCAGGAGAAGCTCGCTCTGCGCGAGTCCGCGGAGGAGGCGCTCCGCAGGGAGGTCGACGCCCTGCAGCGCCGCAACGACGAGATGGCCAAGGAGTTGAGCATATCTCGGGAAG TCAACCTACGCCTGAACAAAGAAATAACCAACAACAACCTGGACATGTACGCCGCCAAGCTGAACATGGGCGGGCCCCCCAACGTTGTACCAG GCGCCAACTTCCGCGTCGACACGAACCTGCTGGACAAGGACTTGTTCACGAAGTTGAAGGCGAACTTGAAGAGCTCCACGACGCCGGGCCCGGGCCCCGCGTACGCCATGGAGGG AAACATGAACCTCAATTTAATGAATGGGAAAATAGACACTCTGG ACATCAATGACAGGTACAGCAAACCCGTGAAGTTTATCCCCCCCGGAATTTGA